A single region of the Balaenoptera ricei isolate mBalRic1 chromosome 12, mBalRic1.hap2, whole genome shotgun sequence genome encodes:
- the LOC132376079 gene encoding calmodulin-binding transcription activator 1-like, which produces MLGASPEEQKAAEGEGKRLPKTSRRSVSQSEFCGNSTYSVLNTLPPIEDDHGNSDGSHVKIFSLKKLLECLPKCSSSPKERYLWNTNERS; this is translated from the coding sequence ATGCTCGGGGCCAGTCCTGAGGAGCAGAAAGCTGCGGAGGGAGAGGGGAAACGGCTGCCGAAAACAAGCCGGAGGAGCGTTTCCCAAAGTGAATTCTGCGGAAATAGCACCTACTCTGTTCTCAACACCTTGCCACCTATAGAAGATGATCATGGGAACAGCGATGGTAGTCATGTAAAAATCTTTTCACTGAAAAAGCTGCTTGAATGTCTGCCGAAATGTTCAAGTTCACCCAAAGAGAGGTACCTTTGGAACACTAATGAGAGATCATGA